A DNA window from Candidatus Roseilinea sp. contains the following coding sequences:
- the xpt gene encoding xanthine phosphoribosyltransferase, producing MKALEQRILAEGQNMGQGILKVDSFVNHQVDPVLMMACGKEFARLFRDVNPTKVLTCEISGIAPALATGYALGIPVVYARKTKPITMPDTVFLTTAPSHTKKRDVEIMASPEYLRAGERVLIIDDFLATGQTILALARIAKAAGAEIVGIGALIEKTFEGGRAALDVLGVPIESLARVVDMSEGRIVFG from the coding sequence ATGAAAGCGCTTGAGCAACGCATCCTGGCCGAGGGCCAGAACATGGGGCAGGGCATCCTCAAAGTGGACTCGTTCGTCAATCATCAGGTGGACCCTGTGCTGATGATGGCATGCGGCAAAGAGTTCGCCCGATTGTTCCGGGACGTGAACCCGACGAAGGTGCTGACCTGCGAGATCAGCGGCATTGCGCCGGCGCTGGCCACCGGCTACGCGCTGGGCATTCCGGTCGTCTATGCCCGCAAGACCAAGCCGATCACCATGCCGGATACGGTCTTTCTCACCACTGCGCCTTCGCACACCAAGAAGCGCGATGTGGAGATCATGGCCTCGCCGGAATATCTGCGGGCCGGCGAGCGCGTGTTGATCATTGATGACTTCCTCGCCACCGGCCAGACCATCCTGGCGCTGGCGCGCATCGCCAAGGCGGCCGGCGCAGAGATCGTCGGCATCGGCGCGCTGATTGAGAAGACCTTTGAGGGCGGGCGCGCCGCGCTGGACGTGCTGGGCGTGCCGATTGAGTCGCTTGCGCGCGTCGTGGATATGAGCGAGGGGCGGATCGTCTTTGGTTAA
- a CDS encoding GntR family transcriptional regulator has protein sequence MSHKSYTRTIAYALTDFTRPRLTSAVTSEWIAAALRQAILQGEYKGGQPLPQDEVAARFGVSKIPAREALLQLKAEGLVTFYPNRGAVVSELSADEVDEIYVMRIALETLALRRAIPNMTRADFVRLEGLITIMDDERDALKWSALNWEFHAALYRPCAMPRLLDAIRALHTNVQRYVVIYLTSVDYHAEAQRQHRVILRACRRGNADLAADQLAKHLGQAARKMTVLLKRGATEERHDDCASRPDYHRR, from the coding sequence TTGTCGCACAAATCGTATACGCGTACAATCGCATACGCTTTGACCGATTTCACCCGCCCTCGGCTCACCAGCGCCGTCACCTCGGAGTGGATCGCCGCCGCACTGCGCCAAGCCATCTTGCAGGGCGAATACAAAGGCGGCCAGCCGCTGCCGCAGGACGAAGTCGCCGCGCGCTTCGGCGTGAGCAAGATCCCAGCGCGCGAGGCGCTGTTGCAACTCAAAGCCGAAGGGCTGGTCACGTTCTACCCCAATCGCGGCGCTGTCGTCTCTGAACTCTCCGCCGACGAGGTAGATGAAATCTACGTCATGCGAATCGCGCTGGAGACGCTGGCGCTGCGCCGCGCCATCCCCAACATGACTCGCGCCGACTTCGTCCGGCTGGAGGGGTTGATCACCATCATGGACGACGAGCGCGACGCACTGAAATGGAGCGCCCTGAATTGGGAGTTCCACGCTGCACTGTATCGCCCCTGCGCCATGCCGCGCTTGCTCGACGCGATCCGCGCCTTACACACCAACGTCCAACGCTACGTGGTGATCTACCTGACCAGCGTGGATTACCACGCCGAGGCGCAGCGCCAGCACCGCGTGATCCTGCGCGCCTGCCGGCGCGGCAACGCCGACCTCGCCGCCGACCAGTTGGCCAAACACCTGGGTCAGGCAGCCAGGAAAATGACCGTTCTGCTGAAGAGAGGAGCTACCGAAGAACGCCATGACGATTGCGCCAGCCGTCCCGACTACCACCGCCGTTGA